Within the Chryseobacterium geocarposphaerae genome, the region GTGGAGAAACTGTATGGGTTTATTTTGAAGCTGGAGGAATTTCGGATATCGGCAATTTAAAAATAAAAAATACGATACTTTTAAGTGCTTTTCCAAAGCAAATAAACCTAGTTACCATTGCTTATAAAGGAAAACAGAAGAACATGAATTTCCAGAGAGGAAAAGAAGTGAATGAAGTTTCCTTTTAAAAAGATAATTTAAACAAAAACCACTGCAGTTGCAGTGGTTTTTGTTTTTCCTTCTATGTGGCTTACATCCATTCTATCTGTAAGAATTAATTGTCTCCCTTACTTCAAATTCAATATCGCTTTTATCGTACTGAAACGGTATTTTTTGCAGACACCATCCTTCCCAATATACTTGATCTTTATCTGAAAGATGATATTTTTCAAGAGAGTCTGTAACATCAAATCTGTCTAATATTAAAAATCCATTTTTAACATTGGTTGAATCATAAGCGACCAAATACTTGTGTCCGGAAATAAAATTACCACGCTGATGTCCTTCTCTACGGTCATCGTTCCATACAAATACATAATCATAGCCTGTACATAATCATAGCCTGATTTATTCAACTGTGAGGATATTTTTCCGACTGTATATTTAGTATGCCTTAATATTCTAATTTTTAGGCCTCCGATAATACAAATATTTGAATGCAATAATAAACAATCCAAGAATTATAAAATAGGTAGATATAGTTCCTAAATAATTTCTCATATTTTTACTTTAATATTAATCAAATATAGTAGTGTCAATTAAATAAAAAAACGGCAACCCAATTGAGTTTGCCGTTTTTATTAATGTTGTTTATTATTAATTACAAACCTTTAACTTTGAAATCATCCACTTCCCATGTAGCTGCTGCTGACGTAGTAGAGGTATATTTAAATGCTATTCTTATATTTTTACCTAAGAAAGCACTTAAGTTTATGTTTCCTGAACTTGCCCAATCTCCAAAAGCCGCCGTATTGGTATCCAGTGTAGCCGGAAGCAATGTCCATGTTGTTGTAGAAGGTGTTCCTGTATAATTATCCGTCGCATATACCTGTAAAGCATTTCCTGCATATCTTACGTCTGTGGTAAATGAAACAAATGCTTTTGTTTTTCCGACCAAGCTTACTTCTTTAGAAATCAGCCAATCTTCATTAGCATTATTTCCTGAAGCAAAACCGTTCATCATAGCATAATTATTTCCGGAATTCCCTTGATTAGAAACCGTCCATACCTGTGCTCCTGTTACATTTACGGCCGTCCAGTTTACCAAACCAGAAGAGAAATCATCTCCATAAATTGTTGATAAAGGAACATATGTACTTCCGTCACATCTCGGGTTGTTTAAATTTGCATTGATCTGATATGGAATCCAAAGTTGGTAAGTCCCATTAAATGCACTTAAAATAGCATAAACATCACCTTTTCCTCCCGATACATCTTTTCCTGCAAATGTTGCAAAATTACTTGTTCTTAAAACAATTGTTTTTCCAGTACAATCAGTTAATGTTCTGTTTGTTGCACTAGTACCAGAAGCATAAGGCTTATATAAATCTGCATCGATAAACTGTACTTCTTTTAACTTAATCCATCTTCCTACATCAGCATTTGTAAGCTGAGATATTGTTCTTTCAGAAGGTAATACATCTCTTATCGGAGCATTTCCATCGAAAACACTCTTGTAAATATCTCCTTCCTCAATACCTCCAAAATTAGCACCTCCATTATATAATCCACCTAGCTGTATTTCTCCGCTTACGTTGCTTACATAAAGATTCTTTAATTTGATATAGATATCTTTTCCTACTCTGAAACGGTTGTCCTGGTAAAGATTTGTCTTATTAATATTAAATCTAAGACCTCCTGTAGCATCTTCAATATAAAGATATTTGTACAGGTTTCCTGTTTCATCATTAGCAGTTACCTGAGCTTTTACATAGAAGTCTCCCGTAATCTGATTCCAGTTACCTGATGTATAAAGTTTTTTCACATCGGCAATCGTTTTTTGAGTCAGCCCCGTATCGCTAAACTTACAAGGATCTGCTGCGATTCCATCCAGACGAGGGAACTTATTCATCTCAAGATCAGAAACTCTGTTGATGTATAATTGATAAGTCGAATTATATTTGCTGTAAATCCCTACAAACTTACCATTCCCTGAAGGCATTATTTGGTTCGCAAAAGAAGCATAACCACTGTTTCTTACAATTCTAGCCGTTGTAGTACTGTTATCTCTAATCACTCTATCTACTGTTGTAGCGTCCGGTGCATAGTTCATACATAAAATTTTGCTGTCAAACTCGGCATTGTTTACCTGGATCAGACATCCGATGTATTTATCGTTTGCAGTAACCATTTGCGCAAGTGTCATTACTTTAGGAACAATAGTTGCTTTTACGCTACAGTCTCTATAAATGTGAGCTGGAACATATTTTTCCGGAATTCTTGTCCCTGCATCCGTAATCATTCCCAACTGCACAACGTTTCCATATGTAGAAAGGGCAAGACCTTTCAGTTCGATATATACTTTAGCACCTTGAGGAAATTTAGTATATGTACTTACCATATCCACACTTACCGTTAACCCTTCTGTAGGATTGGTAGGATCATCCTGAATATAAATGGTTTTATAGATATTTCCTGTTTCGTCAGTTGAAGATACATATCCTTCAACATAGGCGTTGTCAGTAATGGCCTGGCTTTGTGGTTTTAATTTTAAATCGTGTAACGTCCATTTTGTGAATCCATTTGCTGAATTTTCATAATAGCTTGCGTTTCTACACTGATAATCATCTAGGTTAGGAGCGTCATATTTGTCATCGTGCACACAACCTGTAATGAATAAGGCGGCAGTTATAACAACGAAAATATATTTTAAAATTGAATTATATTTTTTCATAATATTTTTTTAGAATCTTAAATAAACGTTAGTAAAGAAAGTGATTCCTTTGTCATACCAAAGTTTTGGACTAAAATAAGGTCTTGCTCTTTGAGAATCTGCAAGTGCATCATCAAAGTTTACATTTCTACCTTGTTCAAAACCACCGGTTACATAATTTCTGTTGTTTAGAATATTATTTACAGAAATACTAATTCCCATTCTATATTTTCCGAAAACGAAAGATTTTCCGGCATTCGCATTTAACATAAACTGATCGTCAAACTTCTGTTGAGCCGTCAGTTGCTTTACAAGTTCTGGAGTAGCCGCTTCAATAGGATTCCCTCCTGCATCTGTGTAGAAATAAGGCGTTTTATTCAATGCAGAAATATCAACATACTGATCCATCAGATAATTGGCGGAAGCTCCAACCCACCAATATTTTGGAGAGTTATATTTTAATCCGAAAG harbors:
- a CDS encoding DUF5689 domain-containing protein produces the protein MKKYNSILKYIFVVITAALFITGCVHDDKYDAPNLDDYQCRNASYYENSANGFTKWTLHDLKLKPQSQAITDNAYVEGYVSSTDETGNIYKTIYIQDDPTNPTEGLTVSVDMVSTYTKFPQGAKVYIELKGLALSTYGNVVQLGMITDAGTRIPEKYVPAHIYRDCSVKATIVPKVMTLAQMVTANDKYIGCLIQVNNAEFDSKILCMNYAPDATTVDRVIRDNSTTTARIVRNSGYASFANQIMPSGNGKFVGIYSKYNSTYQLYINRVSDLEMNKFPRLDGIAADPCKFSDTGLTQKTIADVKKLYTSGNWNQITGDFYVKAQVTANDETGNLYKYLYIEDATGGLRFNINKTNLYQDNRFRVGKDIYIKLKNLYVSNVSGEIQLGGLYNGGANFGGIEEGDIYKSVFDGNAPIRDVLPSERTISQLTNADVGRWIKLKEVQFIDADLYKPYASGTSATNRTLTDCTGKTIVLRTSNFATFAGKDVSGGKGDVYAILSAFNGTYQLWIPYQINANLNNPRCDGSTYVPLSTIYGDDFSSGLVNWTAVNVTGAQVWTVSNQGNSGNNYAMMNGFASGNNANEDWLISKEVSLVGKTKAFVSFTTDVRYAGNALQVYATDNYTGTPSTTTWTLLPATLDTNTAAFGDWASSGNINLSAFLGKNIRIAFKYTSTTSAAATWEVDDFKVKGL